The following proteins are co-located in the Solanum pennellii chromosome 1, SPENNV200 genome:
- the LOC107007729 gene encoding kinesin-like protein KIN-12D isoform X2: MLRDFKFLRRNSGKNNTQPEEIENVPVNPRDSMGPPASTDSTRPPLNAIQETTRNLKGGVDQQGGVRVTKIDKTPTKPRASRYSDINRTPEKPVSLPKGRYGWVQKAGSSSNSIEVGDEGKMDAGTCGSQSRIVAVNATPRSTRTTGRANSNYSESHSNQNTPSKSVTKPPNPAFSLASSSRPLASGAARTANYTALYRGIPISGNSPTVLDTVEIPHFDLKENPSFWLEHNVQVLIRVRPLNSMERSTQGYTRCLKQESAQCVTWIGQPETRFTFDHVACETINQETLFRMVGLPMVENCLSGYNSSIFAYGQTGSGKTHTMLGEIEELEIRPSPNRGMTPRIFEFLFARIRAEEESRRDERLQYSCKCSFLEIYNEQITDLLDPSSTNLMLREDITKGVYVENLSEFEVQTVGDILKLLTQGSLNRKVAATNMNRESSRSHSVFTCIIESRWEKNSTDNFRFSRLNLVDLAGSERQKASGAEGERLKEAASINRSLSTLGHVIMVLVDVANGRPRHVPYRDSKLTFLLQDSLGGNSKTMIISNVSPSICCAAETLNTLKFAQRAKLIQNNAVVNEDSSADVSALKHEIRLLKEELSSLKRQNISRALSFGQTTVSGDSRLEDDSSYDEKALETDQHGSLMTKEAKGVIRLSSKQFKSLETTLAGSLRREQMAETSIKQLEAEIEQLNRLVRQREEDNRCTKMMLKFREERIQRMESLVNGLIPADSYLLEENSALTEEIQLLHAKVDRNPEVTRFACENIRLLEELRRFQDFYEEGEREILLSEVSNLRNQLLVNIDGNLKQHGHLDMTIPSQEPVHVCDEQTTLHLELKKTLYELEQYQTNLNCCLEKNEKLSREIDELRGSLNSINSANNDRDGEVEFIKESTSEALALNGKSETSDEKEKEDTRKEEMMEHIEEIMDLQLELDILKVIIQEERLCHNELQQHAQSMMQDRDSSKEQLLLVTQKCKDVQAELGEAKSIIEALESQHLLAITEVEDLRNSSSRYAEVVRKLELEISSLKEKMFHHGSRDLSSSKLLESDDSPLQAKLKKMHDSLEKAKMLNRRYQSDSEFHVSNEEVMDEISRQAEAETAEVIVCLQEELLLLQQEVENSSLKEMESRKRLTELETEVKNLEAKLSLMTEENQKLGESVYDKENELINMSEEWEQVNNEIEAIVCGGHEALKDACEQLDFISSTFPDKRSRISEQFGRMTKYIVEKELFIEELNQSLENALNRRNDMESMLRSLRGAVLVMTEAHQFDCHEKDAELFSLTSQLSSKAHVISELENKIKHGEDLLRKVSSSATVAFLVVNWLSEQNSNYVDALNQKDMQLMESLETSRQKDAILWDQVSVVAAAENQNESLRTELHTLEKTCTDLRLQLFEEQRQKLDENDMLKTIEKLTELKAGVSTVHSHLSECVERSRSHGKDTNETHASFSSDVKFETLTNRETRQHSQHLESFILEDRTAEKPGCSFNISNNMLGSANKQDTLQINWKDKSRDATVILLRKEMESALDCLKGVQAEMARLHVEKEALWSSEQKSRESIGDFLVAATCLQTYMDKFEQELVLKVELVDNKLRTIEGAVLESSSSWYEQKKLLEAELCDAKAVASQKATEASCILAKFEEVQDTMKEADIMINELMIANESLKLDIKRLKKKEISLTEKRDILVNENQSLQSANDLKDMHYQRLENEFESDLAMMLRLVLELEDIVSQAATTSTDELKSVTSDVLIIKSQLHASTKYMKSWLEEIWSDIIVKDCALSVLHLCHMGILLEAATGLNVENGLLNHGLSESNSLISKLKEQNFKAQKELEMCRTLKGKLLADIKNNFDRVLKKESDAGDLTSKLGSFEKKIFDLQLQEESMLERSEQMGSELVELMKEIDLSNKTVLASLIDQERVLKDKEEALKSLEDSLTMEFSAKDFESLILSSELEERTILLSELERKNKHFYEVAEGLKREIIFDNLDVALTASILHDKEVEVSKLQEEVAEAGRNQQNLLAGLSVMDSMIAKVHSRKNALEKDVCSLMEASCLNETLKHELGELKEGKIVLTTQVQELSSKNEKLLEELQKKDSALESSSSRIFVLDQQNQMLQNETCLLEAASCRLQNDMEELKHEIAELKGERCQFFSELEVKKEEIERINVLAAENTSLRIQLRSCEKGNNDTFDMVLKVDSISSKALNAFQNRSAELDAMLQNIHEELERASKFIEEFESLENSAEEILIQSASLQTELVRKDDIIKGLLFDLSLLQESASNHKDQKDEIDDLMASIIFLENELDEAVCKGQTLEVQLQEKISTIEILESDISQKCKDIELLSHKNSELAASAKDTMEEKCSIEEELLEKREVCENLEIEITNFGDIVDEMSNSIECLKRNLSDVTSEKEDLHGEILMLKKKLETTQTLVEENEAIAIEAKEVADIAKLQAAEKEEEVKLLERAVEQLECTVNVLENEVEFVRGEAERQRLQREELELELHAIKQHMNNVKGSDADMRRHQEEKEKSLQEACQRIQLLEGEIISRDAELAHFKAHISELNLHAEAQASEYKEKFKALEALAQKVKMDPHATQAPALSSSKLEKNSSKPRGSGSPFKCIGIGLVQQLMSERDEDHSAERHRIQELEALAASRQKEIFMLNSKLAVADSMTHDVMRDLLGVKLDMNNYANLLDNPQIKMLMEMARVRNVDAEVKEEEFCKLRQQLNVFIEERKGWIEEIERKQAETVAVQIALEKLRQRNHLLTTENEMLKMENMNHKKKVIELEADIKKLSGQQNLQQRIHHHAKIKEENNLLKNQNDDLIVKLRKTESMLSRNREELAHFRQINGRSPYIDFDKERMLENKLKEKEEERLQLAQKLLGLCTAVLSAAGLTKPTSEMGISAAAEALEQLKNRLTSLERELQDAKFKNKMTNERIRLSEFMPQSSPLRTNENGHISNRGSSSPLTAFDR; this comes from the exons ATGTTGAGGGATTTCAAATTCTTGCGCCGGAACAGTGGTAAGAATAATACCCAACCGGAGGAAATTGAGAATGTACCGGTGAATCCGAGAGATTCAATGGGTCCTCCAGCTAGTACAGACTCAACAAGGCCTCCTTTAAACGCAATTCAAGAAACCACCAGGAATTTGAAAGGCGGAGTAGATCAACAAGGGGGTGTTAGGGTTACTAAAATTGATAAGACTCCCACTAAACCTAGGGCTAGTAGATATTCGGATATCAATAGAACTCCAGAAAAACCTGTAAGTCTTCCAAAAGGTCGATATGGGTGGGTGCAGAAAGCTGGTTCCAGCTCGAATTCTATAGAAGTGGGGGATGAAGGTAAAATGGATGCAGGTACTTGTGGAAGTCAATCGAGGATAGTAGCTGTCAATGCTACTCCACGATCCACTAGGACGACAGGGAGGGCGAATTCTAACTATTCGGAGAGTCATTCTAATCAAAACACACCATCTAAAAGTGTAACAAAGCCTCCAAATCCTGCATTTTCTTTAGCCAGTAGTTCTAGGCCTTTAGCGAGTGGAGCTGCCCGGACGGCTAATTACACAGCATTGTATAGGGGAATTCCAATCAGTGGTAATTCGCCCACTGTTCTTGATACAGTTGAAATTCCTCATTTTGACCTCAAGGAAAATCCATCATTCTGGTTGGAGCACAATGTACAG GTTTTGATACGAGTGCGTCCTCTCAACAGCATGGAGAGAAGTACTCAAGGGTACACTAGATGCTTGAAGCAAGAAAGTGCACAGTGTGTCACTTGGATAGGGCAGCCTGAAACTCGGTTCACATTTGATCATGTGGCATGTGAAACAATCAATCAG GAAACACTCTTTAGAATGGTTGGTTTACCGATGGTGGAGAACTGTTTATCTGGATATAATAGCTCCATCTTTGCATATGGACAG ACTGGTAGTGGGAAGACACATACAATGCTTGGTGAGATTGAAGAATTGGAGATCAGGCCAAGCCCCAATCGAGGAATGACGCCACGTATATTTGAATTCTTGTTTGCAAGGATCAGAGCA GAAGAGGAAAGTCGAAGGGATGAGAGACTACAATACAGCTGCAAATGTTCTTTTCTAGAGATTTATAATGAACAAATCACTGATCTCCTTGATCCTTCATCCACTAATTTAATG TTGCGAGAGGATATCACAAAAGGTGTTTATGTTGAAAATCTGTCCGAATTTGAAGTCCAAACTGTGGgtgacattcttaagctcttgACTCAG GGCTCTTTAAACAGGAAAGTTGCAGCTACAAACATGAACAGGGAGAGCAGCCGATCACACAGTGTCTTTACCTGTATAATTGAGAGTAGGTGGGAAAAGAACTCTACTGATAACTTCCGTTTTTCAAGGCTTAATCTTGTTGACCTCGCTGGTTCAGAAAG GCAAAAAGCTTCTGGTGCTGAGGGTGAACGCTTGAAAGAAGCTGCAAGCATTAACAGATCTTTATCAACTCTAGG TCATGTAATAATGGTTCTGGTTGATGTTGCCAATGGGAGGCCAAGGCATGTTCCTTATAGGGATTCAAAGTTGACATTTCTACTTCAG GATTCACTGGGTGGAAACTCAAAAACAATGATTATATCAAACGTCAGCCCTTCTATCTG CTGTGCAGCTGAAACACTGAATACGTTAAAGTTTGCTCAACGGGCAAAACTTATTCAGAACAAT GCTGTCGTCAATGAAGATTCTTCCGCAGATGTCTCTGCTCTTAAACATGAGATAAGACTTCTAAAG GAGGAGCTTTCGTCTTTGAAACGTCAAAATATATCTAGAGCTTTATCATTTGGTCAAACAACCGTTTCAGGAGACTCTAGACTGGAAGATGACAGCAGTTATGACGAAAAGGCACTCGAGACAGATCAGCATGGTAGTTTGATGACAAAGGAGGCCAAGGGCGTTATAAGGTTATCCTCTAAACAG TTCAAATCACTAGAGACCACACTAGCTGGTTCTTTAAGGAGAGAGCAGATGGCTGAAACTTCTATAAAACAACTTGAAGCGGAAATTGAGCAGCTTAACCGTCTG GTTCGTCAAAGGGAGGAAGATAATCGATGCACCAAGATGATGCTAAAGTTCAGAGAAGAGAGAATTCAAAGGATGGAGTCACTTGTCAATGGACTAATTCCAGCAGATAGTTATTTATTGGAGGAAAACAGTGCACTTACTGAAGAAATCCAGTTGCTTCATGCTAAGGTTGATAGAAATCCAGAAGTAACTCGATTCGCATGTGAAAACATTAGGCTTTTAGAAGAATTGCGGAG ATTTCAAGATTTTTATGAAGAAGGAGAGAGAGAAATTCTGTTGAGTGAGGTTTCTAACTTGCGGAATCAG CTCCTTGTCAATATTGATGGGAACTTGAAGCAGCACGGCCATTTGGACATGACTATTCCATCTCAG GAGCCTGTACATGTTTGCGACGAACAAACTACACTACATTTAGAG TTAAAAAAGACTTTATATGAGTTGGAGCAATACCAGACTAACCTAAACTGTTGTttagagaaaaatgaaaaactcAGCAG GGAAATAGATGAACTACGAGGTTCATTAAATAGCATCAATTCTGCTAACAATGATCGCGATGGCGAGGTTGAATTCATAAAG GAGTCAACATCAGAAGCTCTGGCTCTTAATGGCAAATCAGAAACATCTGATGAGAAAGAGAAGGAAGATACGAGGAAAGAAGAAATGATGGAGCACATAGAGGAAATTATGGATTTGCAACTTGAGTTGGACATTCTGAAGGTTATAATTCAAGAAGAAAGGTTGTGTCACAATGAATTGCAGCAACATGCTCAATCCATGATGCAAGACCGAGACTCATCAAAAGAACAGCTTCTGTTAGTGACCCAGAAATGTAAAGATGTTCAGGCAGAACTTGGGGAAGCCAAATCCATTATTGAAGCACTTGAATCCCAACATCTCTTAGCAATCACTGAGGTAGAAGATCTAAGAAACAGTAGCAGTCGTTATGCGGAAGTAGTGCGGAAACTGGAGCTTGAAATCTCTTCCTTGAAGGAGAAAATGTTTCATCACGGATCGAGAGATCTCTCATCGTCTAAACTCTTGGAAAGTGATGATTCTCCTTTGCAAGCAAAGCTTAAAAAGATGCATGACTCCCTTGAGAAGGCCAAAATGTTGAATCGGCGTTACCAAAGTGACTCTGAATTTCATGTGTCAAATGAGGAAGTAATGGATGAAATAAGCAGGCAGGCTGAGGCAGAAACTGCTGAAGTGATTGTATGCTTGCAGGAAGAACTCCTCCTTCTTCAGCAGGAAGTTGAAAATAGCAGCTTGAAAGAGATGGAGAGCAGAAAGAGGTTAACCGAGCTGGAAACTGAAGTAAAAAATTTGGAGGCAAAATTGTCTCTGATGACAGAAGAAAATCAAAAACTTGGTGAAAGTGTATATGACAAAGAAAATGAGTTAATAAATATGTCTGAAGAATGGGAGCAGGTAAACAACGAGATTGAAGCTATTGTCTGTGGGGGGCATGAGGCTCTCAAAGATGCCTGTGAGCAACTGGATTTTATTTCCAGTACATTTCCAGATAAGAGAAGCAGGATATCTGAACAATTTGGCAGAATGACAAAATACATTGTTGAAAAGGAGTTATTTATTGAAGAGCTCAACCAGAGCCTGGAGAATGCTCTCAACAGAAGAAATGATATGGAGTCCATGTTGAGATCTCTTAGAGGGGCAGTTTTAGTTATGACAGAGGCTCACCAGTTCGATTGCCATGAAAAAGATGCGGAACTATTTTCTTTGACATCCCAGTTGAGCTCAAAGGCACATGTCATCTCAGAACTTGAGAACAAGATTAAGCATGGGGAGGATCTACTCAGAAAGGTGTCGAGCAGTGCAACAGTCGCTTTCTTGGTAGTTAACTGGTTGTCGGAACAGAATTCTAACTATGTTGATGCATTAAACCAGAAGGACATGCAGCTTATGGAATCTCTTGAAACAAGCAGACAAAAGGATGCTATTCTCTGGGATCAAGTTTCAGTAGTTGCCGCTGCAGAGAATCAAAATGAGTCTTTGAGAACAGAGCTACATACTCTGGAGAAGACATGCACTGATCTGAGACTTCAGCTGTTTGAGGAGCAAAGACAAAAGCTGGATGAGAATGATATGTTGAAAACAATTGAGAAGCTTACAGAGCTGAAAGCAGGTGTTTCAACAGTACATTCGCACCTCAGTGAGTGTGTGGAAAGAAGTAGAAGTCATGGAAAAGATACAAATGAAACTCATGCTTCTTTTTCTAGTGATGTCAAGTTTGAAACGTTG ACAAATAGAGAGACAAGACAACACAGCCAGCACCTAGAGTCATTTATTCTTGAAGATAGGACAGCTGAAAAACCAGGGTGTTCCTTCAACATAAGTAATAATATGCTTGGATCAGCCAACAAGCAGGATACACTTCAAATAAATTGGAAGGATAAGAGCAGAGATGCTACAGTTATTCTACTAAGGAAAGAAATGGAATCTGCTCTTGATTGTTTAAAAGGAGTGCAAGCTGAAATGGCCAGATTACATGTTGAGAAAGAAGCCCTATGGTCATCTGAGCAAAAGAGTAGAGAGAGCATTGGAGATTTTCTGGTTGCAGCAACTTGTCTACAGACCTATATGGATAAGTTTGAACAGGAACTTGTACTTAAAGTGGAGTTAGTAGACAATAAATTACGAACAATTGAAGGTGCAGTGCTGGAGTCCTCCAGCTCCTGGTATGAGCAAAAAAAG CTACTTGAAGCCGAACTTTGTGATGCTAAGGCAGTGGCGTCCCAGAAAGCTACTGAAGCTTCCTGCATTCTAGCCAAATTTGAAGAGGTTCAAGATACCATGAAAGAAGCAGACATCATGATAAATGAGCTAATGATAGCAAATGAATCCTTAAAGCTTGACATTAAAAGGCTTAAGAAGAAGGAGATCAGCTTAACTGAAAAGAGAGACATCCTTGTTAATGAAAATCAGAGCTTGCAGTCAGCTAACGATCTTAAGGACATGCATTACCAAAGACTGGAAAATGAGTTTGAGTCAGATCTAGCAATGATGCTAAGGCTGGTGTTGGAGCTAGAGGATATAGTTTCTCAGGCAGCAACCACTTCAACAGATGAGCTCAAGTCTGTAACATCTGATGTCCTTATCATAAAGTCTCAACTTCATGCATCAACTAAGTACATGAAGTCATGGCTTGAGGAGATCTGGTCTGATATTATTGTCAAGGACTGTGCTCTGTCTGTCTTGCATCTTTGTCACATGGGCATTCTCTTAGAAGCTGCAACCGGATTGAATGTAGAAAATGGGCTACTCAATCATGGGCTAAGTGAATCAAACTCGTTAATATCTAAGTTGAAGGAGCAGAACTTCAAAGCGCAGAAGGAGCTTGAAATGTGCAGAACTCTGAAGGGAAAATTATTGGCCGACATTAAAAACAACTTTGATCGTGTATTAAAGAAAGAGTCTGATGCAGGGGATCTTACCTCCAAACTTGGctcttttgagaaaaaaatatttgatctgCAGTTACAGGAAGAGTCAATGTTAGAAAGGTCCGAGCAAATGGGATCTGAGCTTGTTGAGTTGATGAAAGAGATAGATCTCAGCAACAAAACCGTCTTGGCATCTCTTATAGATCAAGAAAGGGTGCTGAAGGACAAAGAGGAAGCCTTGAAGTCTCTGGAAGATAGTTTGACTATGGAATTTTCTGCAAAAGACTTTGAGTCATTAATTTTGTCATCTGAGTTAGAAGAGAGGACCATACTATTATCTGAGTTGGAGAGAAAAAATAAGCACTTCTATGAAGTCGCCGAAGGtttgaagagagaaattatttttgacaatCTAGATGTTGCATTAACCGCATCCATCTTACATGACAAGGAGGTTGAGGTTTCTAAGCTACAAGAGGAAGTTGCAGAAGCAGGAAGGAATCAGCAGAATTTGTTGGCTGGACTTAGTGTAATGGATTCCATGATTGCCAAAGTTCACTCCAGAAAAAATGCTCTTGAGAAAGATGTATGCTCACTGATGGAAGCTTCTTGTTTGAATGAGACACTAAAGCATGAACTTGGTGAACTAAAAGAAGGAAAGATTGTTCTGACAACCCAGGTTCAGGAACTTAGCTCTAAAAATGAGAAGTTGCTTGAAGAATTGCAAAAGAAGGACTCAGCCCTTGAAAGTTCTTCAAGTCGCATCTTTGTCCTTGACCAACAAAATCAGATGTTGCAGAATGAAACTTGCTTGCTGGAAGCAGCATCATGCAGACTCCAGAATGATATGGAAGAACTGAAGCATGAAATAGCAGAGTTAAAAGGAGAACGCTGCCAATTTTTCTCAGAGTTGGAGGTAAAGAAAGAAGAGATCGAGAGAATCAATGTTTTGGCAGCAGAGAATACTTCCTTGAGAATCCAACTCAGATCTTGTGAGAAGGGTAACAATGACACTTTTGATATGGTGCTCAAAGTAGACAGCATATCGAGTAAAGCACTTAATGCTTTTCAAAACAGAAGTGCTGAATTAGATGCCATGTTACAAAACATACATGAAGAACTTGAGAGGGCGTCCAAGTTTATTGAAGAGTTTGAATCATTGGAGAATTCTGCTGAAGAGATTTTAATACAAAGTGCTTCCCTGCAAACTGAGTTAGTACGGAAGGATGACATCATCAAAGGATTGCTATTTGACCTAAGCTTATTACAAGAATCAGCATCTAACCACAAGGatcaaaaagatgaaattgaTGATCTGATggcttctataatttttttggaaaatgagcttgatgaaGCTGTTTGCAAAGGCCAAACGCTTGAAGTTCAGTTGCAGGAAAAGATAAGCACGATAGAAATTTTGGAGTCAGATATCTCCCAAAAGTGCAAGGACATAGAATTGCTTTCACACAAAAACTCGGAGCTGGCTGCCAGTGCCAAGGACACCATGGAAGAAAAATGTTCCATCGAGGAGGAATTGTTAGAGAAAAGGGAAGTCTGTGAGAACTTAGAGATAGAAATTACCAACTTTGGTGATATTGTAGACGAAATGAGCAACTCAATTGAATGCTTGAAGAGAAATCTGAGTGATGTTACTAGTGAGAAGGAAGACCTCCATGGAGAAATTCTCATGTTGAAAAAGAAACTAGAGACAACACAAACTCTTGTGGAGGAAAATGAAGCAATTGCCATAGAAGCGAAAGAG GTGGCTGATATAGCAAAACTCCAAGCTGCTGAGAAAGAAGAGGAGGTTAAATTGTTAGAGAGGGCTGTTGAGCAACTGGAGTGCACAGTGAATGTACTAGAAAATGAG GTTGAATTTGTCAGAGGAGAGGCTGAGCGGCAGCGGTTACAAAGAGAGGAGCTGGAACTGGAACTTCATGCCATCAAGCAACACATGAACAATGTAAAAGGCAGTGACGCGGATATGAGAAG GCATcaagaggaaaaagaaaagagtcttCAAGAAGCTTGTCAGCGCATACAACTTCTTGAGGGAGAAATCATCTCTAGAGATGCTGAA CTAGCCCACTTCAAGGCTCATATATCAGAATTAAATTTGCATGCTGAGGCACAGGCTAGCGAGTATAAGGAAAAG TTTAAGGCATTAGAAGCATTGGCACAAAAAGTGAAGATGGATCCCCATGCCACCCAAGCTCCAGCTTTATCATCAAgcaaattggaaaaaaattcttcaaagcCTAGGGGTTCTGGTTCCCCTTTCAAATGCATTGGCATTGGCTTGGTTCAACAGTTGATGTCTGAGAGGGATGAGGATCATAGTGCAGAAAGACATCGCATCCAAGAACTTGAGGCTCTAGCTGCTAGTAGACAAAAAGAG ATATTCATGTTGAACTCAAAATTAGCTGTTGCTGATAGCATGACCCATGATGTAATGCGCGATCTATTGGGTGTGAAACTGGACATGAATAACTACGCg AATCTGCTGGATAATCCGCAAATAAAAATGTTGATGGAGATGGCTCGAGTCCGTAATGTTGATGCTGAGGTCAAG GAGGAAGAGTTCTGTAAGCTGAGGCAACAGCTAAATGTGTTTATAGAGGAGCGGAAAGG ATGGATTGAGGAAATTGAGAGAAAACAAGCAGAGACGGTGGCTGTACAGATTGCACTTGAAAAACTGCGCCAGCGGAATCACTTGCTTACAACTGAAAATGAAATGCTAAAG ATGGAGAACATGAATCATAAGAAGAAGGTTATCGAACTTGAAGCAGACATAAAGAAGTTGTCTGGTCAACAAAACCTTCAACAGCGCATCCACCATCATGCTAAAATCAAG GAAGAGAACAATTTACTGAAAAATCAGAATGATGACCTTATAGTAAAGCTGCGGAAAACTGAATCAATGCTTTCTCGAAATAGGGAAGAGCTGGCTCACTTCCGTCAAATTAATGGAAGAAGCCCCTACATTGATTTTGACAAGGAGCGAATGCTGGAGAACAAGTTGAAG GAAAAGGAAGAGGAAAGGTTGCAATTGGCGCAAAAGTTACTTGGTCTGTGCACTGCTGTGCTAAGT GCTGCTGGATTAACAAAACCAACATCTGAGATGGGGATCTCAGCAGCTGCAGAAGCACTTGAGCAGCTCAAAAACAGATTGACTTCACTGGAAAGAGAGCTACAAGATGCCAAATTTAAG AACAAAATGACTAACGAACGGATCCGATTGTCTGAGTTCATGCCACAATCCTCCCCTCTAAGAACGAATGAAAATGGACATATTTCAAACAGAGGATCATCTTCCCCTCTAACCGCCTTTGATCGGTGA